The Armatimonas rosea genome includes a window with the following:
- a CDS encoding macro domain-containing protein, translated as MMIYYVTGDILKTKAAALAHGVAPNDDCKSGLALALREQWPAMYSDLRHYYRAFHPKPGTLWVWSGVGGVRIVNLFTQEPAPEDTHAHPGKAHLEDVNHALRELAKLIHEEKLASVALPRLATGVGKLAWKDVKALIEKHLGPLHTPIYVYEEYQPGVAAEEPGVSVS; from the coding sequence ATGATGATCTACTACGTAACAGGAGACATTCTTAAGACAAAGGCAGCGGCTCTGGCCCATGGAGTCGCGCCCAACGATGACTGCAAGTCCGGGCTCGCACTGGCGCTCCGTGAGCAGTGGCCGGCGATGTACAGCGACCTGCGGCACTACTACCGCGCCTTTCACCCCAAGCCCGGGACTCTCTGGGTCTGGAGCGGGGTGGGGGGAGTGCGGATTGTGAACCTCTTTACCCAGGAGCCCGCCCCCGAGGACACCCACGCGCATCCGGGGAAGGCACACTTAGAAGATGTCAACCATGCGCTTCGCGAGCTGGCGAAGCTCATCCATGAGGAAAAACTCGCCAGTGTGGCTCTGCCGCGCCTTGCGACCGGGGTCGGGAAGCTGGCCTGGAAGGATGTCAAGGCACTGATCGAGAAGCACCTGGGGCCGCTCCACACCCCGATCTATGTCTATGAGGAGTACCAGCCCGGGGTGGCGGCAGAGGAGCCTGGAGTTTCGGTATCATAG
- a CDS encoding DUF72 domain-containing protein, whose protein sequence is MPPIFMGTMGWSYPDWRGPFYALGTPDARLLAEYATVFDAIELDTTFYAPPRETALAQWDRLTPAGFFFSAKVPKLITHERRLVGPAAGKEARDFGRLMQAGLGAKLGRLVLQLPPDFGPGEARNLLTFADTLAEHTLPITVELRESGWLQTEIAAQLAERGMQLATTDRVAVPGAPLTYLRLLGEENSVERFDQRALPRDTELDHWAEQLRAAAGPVFVHVRNYYEGHAPATLIELRRRLGLSLPTPPGQQQMSLF, encoded by the coding sequence ATGCCACCGATCTTTATGGGGACGATGGGCTGGTCCTACCCGGACTGGCGCGGTCCGTTCTATGCCCTGGGAACCCCGGACGCCCGCCTGCTCGCCGAGTACGCGACGGTCTTTGACGCCATCGAGCTCGATACCACGTTCTATGCCCCGCCTCGTGAGACCGCGCTGGCGCAGTGGGACCGGCTCACCCCCGCTGGCTTCTTCTTCTCGGCAAAGGTTCCCAAGCTCATCACCCACGAGCGCCGCTTGGTCGGACCCGCCGCGGGGAAAGAGGCACGAGACTTTGGCCGGCTGATGCAGGCGGGGCTGGGCGCAAAACTGGGCCGCCTTGTCCTCCAGCTTCCTCCCGACTTTGGCCCCGGCGAGGCACGCAATCTCCTCACCTTCGCCGATACCCTAGCCGAGCACACGCTCCCGATCACGGTCGAGCTGCGCGAGAGTGGCTGGCTACAGACCGAGATCGCCGCGCAGCTTGCGGAGCGGGGGATGCAGCTGGCCACCACGGATCGTGTCGCCGTGCCAGGAGCGCCCCTGACCTACCTGCGCCTTCTCGGGGAAGAAAATAGTGTCGAGCGCTTCGACCAGCGGGCGCTCCCCCGCGACACGGAGCTAGACCACTGGGCGGAGCAGCTACGAGCCGCCGCCGGCCCGGTCTTTGTCCATGTCCGTAACTACTACGAAGGCCACGCCCCCGCAACCCTGATCGAGCTGCGCCGCCGCCTCGGGCTCTCGCTTCCCACACCGCCCGGCCAGCAGCAGATGAGCTTGTTTTAG
- a CDS encoding sulfite exporter TauE/SafE family protein, which produces MISLESGLALVVFAMATGLALGTLGAGGAILALPAFTYAAHLPQREASATSLLVVGTAALIGGLLTLVRCRKNPDEPRPDFKVALPFLLSGLVGAWCGAKASKLVPELALKLLFGAIVLAAAEAMYLRAMSPKAAPSRRALPLWLGPLLGGLVGLMTGLVGVGGGFMIVPALTVMGKLSLKQASATSVWIIAGNAAAALVGYVGHVHIAWGLAGAFLAVTLIAMQVGQSLARRANPKVLQLTFAGFLLVIGALTLLKH; this is translated from the coding sequence ATGATCTCTCTTGAATCCGGGCTAGCGCTGGTTGTCTTTGCCATGGCAACCGGGCTGGCTCTGGGAACTCTGGGAGCGGGGGGGGCAATTCTTGCCCTCCCCGCTTTCACGTATGCCGCTCACCTGCCCCAGCGCGAGGCGAGCGCAACCAGCCTCCTGGTCGTGGGCACGGCGGCCCTGATCGGGGGACTTCTTACCCTGGTGCGCTGCCGCAAGAACCCCGATGAGCCCCGGCCGGACTTCAAAGTCGCGCTTCCGTTTCTACTCAGTGGGCTCGTGGGGGCGTGGTGTGGTGCCAAGGCCTCGAAGCTTGTCCCCGAGCTCGCCCTCAAGTTGCTGTTTGGCGCGATTGTCCTCGCCGCCGCCGAGGCAATGTACCTACGTGCGATGTCCCCCAAGGCTGCCCCGTCGCGGCGTGCGCTCCCGCTCTGGCTGGGGCCGCTCCTCGGGGGGCTTGTCGGGCTGATGACCGGGCTGGTTGGAGTCGGAGGCGGGTTTATGATCGTCCCCGCTCTCACCGTGATGGGGAAGCTCTCCCTCAAGCAAGCCTCAGCGACCTCAGTGTGGATTATCGCGGGCAATGCCGCGGCGGCACTGGTGGGCTATGTGGGCCATGTCCACATCGCCTGGGGGCTCGCCGGAGCCTTTCTCGCGGTCACCCTGATCGCCATGCAGGTAGGGCAGAGCCTTGCCCGGCGGGCAAACCCCAAGGTGCTTCAGCTGACCTTTGCCGGTTTCTTGCTGGTGATCGGGGCCCTGACCCTACTAAAGCACTAG
- a CDS encoding molybdopterin-dependent oxidoreductase → MSATPDSKLQGETPPGPDDAPAGVQVSPDLYRSNRIPPNQSRTKKWPVLDTGIHPKPLAPDEVTLELYGEVEVPRLFTWAELQALPRARVAADMHCVTRWSRLGNLWEGVSTRTLVEQLQLKPSAKFVMVYGRDEVTFFRGGSATWCTNLPLEYFLHDDCLVAWSHDGEPLSNEHGGPLRLVVPKLYAWKSAKWVSAIEFRESDSPGYWEKGGYHMLGDPWKEQRFRFSDDGEESER, encoded by the coding sequence ATGTCAGCCACCCCCGATTCTAAGCTTCAGGGAGAGACCCCACCCGGCCCGGACGATGCCCCCGCCGGGGTGCAGGTCTCTCCCGATCTCTACCGCTCCAACCGGATTCCCCCGAACCAGAGCCGGACAAAGAAGTGGCCGGTTCTGGACACGGGCATCCATCCCAAGCCGCTCGCGCCCGACGAGGTCACTCTAGAGCTCTACGGCGAGGTCGAGGTGCCACGGCTCTTTACCTGGGCGGAGCTCCAGGCGCTCCCACGGGCACGGGTCGCGGCGGACATGCACTGTGTCACGCGCTGGTCGCGCCTGGGAAACCTCTGGGAGGGGGTGAGCACGCGGACTCTGGTCGAGCAGCTTCAGCTCAAGCCGAGCGCGAAGTTTGTCATGGTCTATGGGCGCGATGAGGTGACCTTCTTCCGGGGCGGCTCGGCGACCTGGTGCACGAACCTGCCGCTGGAGTACTTCCTCCACGACGACTGCCTGGTGGCGTGGAGCCACGACGGCGAGCCGCTGAGCAATGAGCACGGCGGGCCGCTCCGGCTGGTTGTCCCCAAGCTCTATGCCTGGAAGTCCGCCAAGTGGGTGAGCGCGATTGAGTTTCGAGAGAGCGACTCTCCGGGCTACTGGGAGAAAGGCGGCTACCACATGCTCGGCGACCCGTGGAAAGAGCAGCGCTTTCGGTTCAGCGACGATGGCGAGGAGAGCGAGAGATGA
- a CDS encoding metalloregulator ArsR/SmtB family transcription factor yields the protein MLEAAAPVIRTIAHPLRLRILDYLDHQGASNVSQIVAVCDAEQAVVSQQLRILKDQGILSNRREGNFVFYELKDRSVLFLLGCIRNHQCAV from the coding sequence GTGCTCGAAGCCGCCGCACCCGTGATCCGAACTATCGCCCACCCGCTCCGCTTGCGGATCCTCGACTACCTCGACCACCAAGGAGCCAGCAATGTCTCCCAGATTGTCGCGGTCTGCGATGCGGAGCAGGCCGTGGTGAGCCAGCAGCTCCGTATCCTGAAAGACCAGGGAATTCTCTCCAACCGCCGCGAGGGTAACTTCGTGTTCTACGAGCTCAAGGACCGCTCGGTACTCTTTTTGCTGGGGTGTATTCGCAACCACCAATGTGCTGTATAA
- a CDS encoding type II secretion system protein GspG, which translates to MNKVKKALALGCGTSLALLVGLGGTLWIRGNAAPEYTLPEWKVPTPNAYDTLTEAKKLEVSKLGKAAINPEAHYDKKAQKYIYPLGPLDDRKALLEKNQPAIAKLREALTQEFATPRKPGDIQALADNFPHFAEFRELARLLMFASRTYADLGQNDEASRCALDAITLGALVSHRSQLIGNLVGVACEAIGRKVLWERVDALDAKTARAAVARLEALEPTRYSFENVLLNERDFNQANTYVNFKNSNAWQYTSSYFSQIDEAQTVTGAMMGEEPEKPSALDRAKLLGTQVWMTGQFVWQTKKVIFAESGRYMTELAAQSKLPYDPKRPGPRMPTDPINQLILPVFQQAGQKDTATRAETALARVYLALRAYRLEKGEYPSTLAELVSADYLKALPDDPYAMRFGQPFGYRREAGDTFTLWSCGPDGDDDNGRAIKKGDGTVSRYVQTNDEGDLVARVNTY; encoded by the coding sequence ATGAACAAGGTAAAAAAAGCACTCGCGCTGGGCTGTGGCACGAGCCTCGCGCTCTTGGTCGGGCTGGGTGGGACTCTCTGGATTCGGGGCAATGCCGCGCCGGAGTACACCCTCCCCGAGTGGAAAGTCCCGACACCCAACGCCTACGACACGCTCACCGAGGCAAAGAAGCTCGAAGTCAGCAAGCTCGGAAAGGCAGCCATCAATCCCGAAGCGCACTACGACAAGAAAGCGCAAAAATATATCTATCCCCTGGGGCCGCTGGACGATAGAAAGGCCTTGCTGGAGAAGAACCAGCCCGCCATCGCCAAGCTACGCGAAGCGCTGACCCAAGAGTTCGCTACTCCCCGGAAACCGGGCGATATCCAGGCACTTGCCGATAACTTCCCTCACTTCGCAGAGTTTCGGGAGCTAGCCCGGCTTCTGATGTTTGCCAGCCGAACCTACGCGGACTTGGGGCAAAACGACGAAGCGAGCCGGTGCGCTTTGGATGCGATCACGCTGGGGGCTCTCGTCTCGCACCGAAGCCAGCTCATCGGGAACCTGGTTGGCGTCGCCTGCGAGGCAATCGGGCGAAAAGTGCTCTGGGAGCGGGTGGATGCGCTCGATGCAAAGACCGCCCGGGCTGCTGTCGCGCGGCTCGAAGCGCTGGAGCCGACCCGCTATTCCTTTGAGAATGTGCTCCTCAATGAGCGCGACTTCAACCAGGCTAATACCTACGTGAACTTCAAAAATTCTAACGCCTGGCAGTACACCTCGTCGTACTTTTCCCAAATCGACGAGGCGCAAACTGTGACCGGGGCCATGATGGGGGAGGAGCCAGAGAAGCCCAGCGCACTGGACCGGGCGAAACTGCTTGGCACACAGGTATGGATGACCGGGCAGTTTGTCTGGCAGACCAAAAAGGTCATCTTTGCCGAGAGTGGGCGCTACATGACCGAGCTGGCCGCGCAGAGCAAGCTCCCCTACGATCCCAAGCGTCCCGGTCCGCGCATGCCCACCGACCCGATCAACCAGCTGATCCTACCCGTCTTCCAGCAAGCCGGCCAAAAAGACACCGCGACCCGCGCGGAGACGGCACTGGCACGGGTCTACCTTGCCCTGCGTGCGTATCGGTTAGAAAAAGGCGAGTATCCGTCAACTCTTGCGGAGCTTGTTAGCGCGGACTATCTCAAAGCCCTTCCCGACGATCCCTATGCGATGCGCTTTGGGCAGCCCTTTGGCTACCGGCGTGAGGCGGGCGATACGTTCACACTCTGGTCCTGCGGCCCCGATGGCGACGATGACAACGGGCGGGCGATCAAGAAAGGCGATGGAACGGTAAGCCGCTATGTCCAGACCAACGACGAGGGCGATCTGGTGGCGCGGGTCAATACGTACTAG
- a CDS encoding aminotransferase class V-fold PLP-dependent enzyme, which yields MTLDEFRAQFPSVQKGVHLNHAGMGPIPLVASAAVAQALTELADGDGMMAFRAHLARQSRLREALARLMNVSVEGVALTRNTSHGLTIAAQAIPFLPGENVVVGECEYPSVVYPWQAQAVRGVETRIVPCPDGLLSEDALMAACDSSTRALAVSWVQWGTGQRMDLERLGEFCQQRNIWFVVDVIQGLGALTCDLSACGADIAAGGCHKWLLAPAGIGPLYIKPSRLGELLPTNVGWNWVNNPFTWDRLRFDDTRPRADRFEEGSPAILATAALEATVALLESVGMEVIGERVHANAEALRSGLRARGMEVCPTDHQSGIVAFRHPSLANEALLAQLDAQRIWAAVRCGWVRFSPHGYTSSNDIEHALNVME from the coding sequence ATGACCCTAGACGAGTTTCGTGCACAGTTCCCGAGTGTGCAAAAGGGAGTGCATCTCAACCACGCCGGAATGGGCCCGATACCTTTGGTGGCATCCGCGGCCGTGGCACAAGCGCTCACGGAGCTGGCCGATGGCGATGGCATGATGGCCTTTCGTGCCCACTTGGCGCGCCAGAGCCGGCTACGGGAGGCACTCGCCCGGCTGATGAATGTCTCGGTGGAGGGAGTCGCTCTCACGCGCAACACCAGCCATGGCCTCACGATCGCCGCGCAGGCGATCCCGTTCTTGCCCGGCGAGAATGTCGTGGTGGGGGAGTGTGAGTACCCATCGGTGGTCTACCCCTGGCAAGCCCAGGCAGTCCGCGGGGTCGAGACCCGGATCGTCCCCTGCCCGGATGGTCTGCTCTCCGAGGATGCGCTCATGGCGGCCTGCGACTCCAGCACCCGCGCCCTGGCCGTGAGCTGGGTGCAGTGGGGGACCGGGCAGCGCATGGACCTGGAGCGGCTGGGAGAGTTTTGTCAGCAGCGCAATATCTGGTTTGTCGTGGATGTCATCCAGGGCCTCGGAGCGCTCACGTGCGACCTGAGTGCTTGTGGCGCCGATATCGCGGCGGGGGGCTGTCACAAGTGGCTGCTCGCCCCCGCGGGGATTGGACCGCTCTATATCAAGCCGTCGCGCCTCGGGGAGCTCTTACCCACCAATGTCGGGTGGAACTGGGTCAACAACCCCTTTACCTGGGACCGGCTGCGCTTTGACGATACCCGGCCACGTGCGGATCGGTTCGAGGAGGGGAGCCCCGCGATCCTGGCAACCGCGGCACTGGAGGCGACTGTCGCACTGCTGGAGTCTGTGGGAATGGAGGTGATTGGGGAGCGTGTCCATGCAAATGCGGAGGCACTTCGGAGTGGACTGCGTGCGCGTGGGATGGAGGTCTGTCCCACCGATCATCAGAGTGGCATTGTCGCCTTCCGCCACCCGAGCTTGGCCAATGAGGCCCTCCTTGCTCAGCTCGATGCCCAGCGCATCTGGGCAGCCGTTCGCTGTGGCTGGGTACGATTTTCGCCCCATGGCTATACATCAAGCAACGATATAGAGCACGCATTAAATGTGATGGAGTAG
- a CDS encoding CBS domain-containing protein, whose product MSTLADATLRSVPVIDPQTSLDEAIALLEADPLQTVVLVGDEMYMGILNAAMLESSLIPAGADRATLQVGPYVRPTRPLSPETTTQEALAALERKGAPALPVVAGNVYKGVITRAELG is encoded by the coding sequence ATGAGCACACTTGCCGATGCCACGCTTCGCAGCGTCCCCGTGATCGATCCCCAGACCAGCCTCGATGAGGCCATTGCCCTCCTGGAAGCCGACCCACTTCAGACTGTCGTTCTCGTGGGCGATGAGATGTACATGGGCATTCTCAATGCCGCCATGCTGGAGTCTTCGCTGATTCCTGCCGGGGCTGACCGCGCCACTCTGCAAGTCGGGCCGTACGTGCGCCCCACCCGCCCTCTCTCACCAGAGACGACCACGCAAGAGGCTCTGGCAGCTCTGGAGCGCAAGGGTGCCCCTGCGCTTCCCGTGGTGGCTGGCAATGTCTACAAGGGGGTTATCACCCGCGCGGAGCTGGGTTAG
- a CDS encoding type II toxin-antitoxin system VapC family toxin, with product MYLLDTDHITLLARSGEEGERIRQRVLLAPEGEVSASIVSYEEQMRGWLAQLNRISAVNQQAIYYTRLEENLRFYNQIPLISFDTAVVEQFQALWVQRIRIGTMDLKIAATALAHDATLLTRNAKDFSKVPGLRLEDWSIGLPE from the coding sequence ATGTACCTTCTTGACACCGATCATATTACGCTCCTTGCACGTAGCGGCGAGGAAGGCGAGCGTATCCGGCAGCGCGTTTTGTTAGCCCCAGAGGGGGAGGTCTCCGCAAGTATCGTCAGCTACGAGGAGCAGATGCGTGGGTGGTTGGCGCAGCTTAACCGAATCAGTGCCGTCAATCAGCAAGCGATCTACTACACACGACTAGAGGAGAACCTGCGTTTCTACAATCAGATTCCGCTGATCTCATTCGATACAGCCGTGGTAGAGCAGTTTCAGGCACTCTGGGTACAGCGTATTCGGATTGGAACGATGGATCTGAAAATCGCGGCAACGGCTCTGGCACACGATGCAACCCTGCTGACACGCAATGCAAAAGATTTCTCCAAAGTGCCTGGCCTACGCCTCGAAGACTGGAGCATTGGGCTGCCGGAATAG
- a CDS encoding glutamate-5-semialdehyde dehydrogenase, protein MSADLPSRPNLPALGAAAKAASRQLALLTTDQKNALLLALAEAVERHSPEILQANAADLTEARERGTTAALLDRLSLADGRLAAVVGDVRAVATLPDPVGEVFNQKLLPSGLSLYQKRVPLGVLGVIYEARPNVTVDIASLALKTGNAAILRGGSETLRTNTALVVAMAEALPENAVQLIASPDRALVSELLQMHQYVDMIIPRGGASLHDFCRQNSTIPVIIGGIGVCHLFVDESADLEKAIPVIVNAKCRRPSVCNSLDTLLVHEALAETFLPKAKAALAERGVRFVEDEFDTEWMSLTLGIKVVAGLDDAIVHIQAHSSQHTDGILTQSDTNAARFIAEIDSAAVFVNCSTGFNDGGQFGLGAEVAISTQKLHARGPMGLEALTTYKWVGSGDYLVRG, encoded by the coding sequence GTGTCCGCCGATCTCCCCTCTCGTCCCAATCTTCCCGCTCTGGGAGCCGCTGCAAAGGCCGCGTCCCGCCAGCTCGCCCTCCTTACCACGGATCAGAAAAACGCGCTCCTGCTCGCCCTCGCCGAGGCCGTGGAGCGCCATAGCCCCGAGATCTTACAGGCCAACGCCGCCGACCTCACCGAGGCGCGGGAGCGGGGCACCACCGCTGCGCTCCTCGACCGGCTCTCTCTGGCAGACGGCCGTCTTGCGGCGGTCGTGGGGGACGTCCGTGCGGTCGCCACCCTCCCCGATCCGGTGGGCGAGGTCTTTAACCAGAAGCTGCTTCCGAGTGGCCTCTCGCTCTACCAAAAGCGTGTCCCCCTGGGTGTCCTCGGCGTGATCTACGAGGCGCGGCCCAATGTGACGGTCGATATCGCCAGCCTGGCGCTCAAGACCGGCAATGCGGCGATCCTGCGGGGCGGCTCGGAGACCCTGCGTACCAACACGGCGCTCGTCGTGGCGATGGCCGAGGCCCTGCCGGAGAACGCCGTGCAGCTGATCGCGAGCCCGGATCGTGCGCTGGTGAGCGAGCTCTTACAAATGCACCAATACGTGGACATGATCATCCCCCGCGGCGGGGCCAGCCTCCACGACTTCTGCCGACAAAACAGCACGATCCCGGTAATTATCGGCGGAATCGGGGTCTGTCACCTCTTCGTAGACGAGAGCGCCGACCTGGAAAAGGCAATTCCCGTGATTGTCAACGCCAAGTGCCGCCGCCCGAGTGTCTGCAACTCTCTGGACACGCTGCTGGTCCACGAAGCCCTCGCAGAGACGTTTCTGCCTAAAGCTAAGGCCGCGCTGGCCGAGCGGGGCGTGCGCTTTGTCGAGGACGAGTTCGACACGGAGTGGATGAGCCTGACTCTGGGGATTAAAGTGGTCGCCGGCCTCGACGACGCCATCGTGCATATCCAGGCGCACTCGTCGCAGCACACCGATGGGATTCTCACCCAGAGCGACACCAACGCCGCCCGCTTTATCGCGGAGATCGACTCCGCCGCGGTGTTTGTCAACTGCTCCACGGGCTTCAACGACGGCGGGCAGTTTGGCCTTGGAGCAGAGGTCGCCATCTCCACCCAGAAGCTCCACGCCCGCGGCCCGATGGGGCTGGAGGCGCTCACGACCTACAAATGGGTCGGCTCGGGGGATTACTTAGTGCGGGGATAG